The Desulfobacteraceae bacterium genomic sequence GTCCCACCACCATGGGTCAGACGCCCCGCTCGGCCATCAGGATCGGCAGGGAGTTAATCTCCAAGCCGGCCATGGCCGCTCCGAGGTTTTTGGAGATGGACACCAACCGCGCCGGGTCCTGGTAGTGGATCACCGCCTGGACGATGGCATCGGCCATGCGGGCCGGCAACTCGCTCTTGAAGATGCCGGAGCCCACGAAGATGCCGTCTGTGCCCATGGCCATCATCAGGGCGGCATCAGCCGGGGTGGCCACGCCACCGGCAGCGAAATTGACCACCGGCAGGCGGCCCAGCTCCCGCGTTTCCCGCACCAGTGCCACGGGCACGCGGCAGGCTGCCGCCTTCTCCTCCAGGGCGTCCTCGTCCATCCGTTGAAGGGCCAGAATCTCTTCATTCACCGCGCGCATGTGGCGGACCGCCTCGATGATGTTGCCGGTGCCGGCCTCGCCCTTTGTCCGGAGCATGGCAGCCCCTTCGTGGATCCGCCGGAGGGCCTCCCCCAGGTTCCGGCAGCCGCAGACAAAGGGCACGGAAAAAGCCCGCTTGTCCACGTGGCGGGATGGGTCGGCCGGGGTGAGCACCTCGCTTTCGTCAATGAAATCCACCCCGAGGGCTTCCAGGATGCGCGCCTCCATAAAATGGCCTATGCGGACCTTGGCCATTACCGGGATGGTGACGGCTTCCATGATCTTTTCCACCATCGCTGGGTCGCTCATCCGGGCCACCTGACCGTCCTTGCGGATGTCCGCCGGCACGCGCTCCAGGGCCATGACGGCGCAGGCCCCGGCGTCTTCGGCAATCTTCGCCTCTTCGGAGTTGGTCACGTCCATGATCACCCCGTTTTTGAACATCTCGGCAAACCCCTTGTTGACCTTTTCCCGGCGCATCGCCTCTCCTTTCCTATGTTTTGCCCTTGCGGCAGCGCTGTGGTAGAGAAGAATTGCGCACTTTAACTGCCCGCAATTCCACTTCGAGTTAGTACATTAATAGAATTGTACTATTACTGTCAAGGGGCAAACATCGTTCAATGTTAAAATATCATGCCATCGCTGAAGAAATCGTTCATCGGATCGAGGCCGGCGTTTACACCCCCGGTCAGAAGATCCCCTCCATGCGGGCCATGGCGGCTGAGTTCGGCTGCAACAAGCTGACGGTTCAGAAGGCCTTTGAACGGCTCAAGCAGGAGGGGTATCTGGAGAACCGGGTGGGCAGCGGCTCCTTTGTCCGGTTCCCTGAAAGGATTAGACAGCCGGGTGAAGTCTTTGACTTTCGTAGTTCATACCTGAGCGA encodes the following:
- the pdxS gene encoding pyridoxal 5'-phosphate synthase lyase subunit PdxS encodes the protein MRREKVNKGFAEMFKNGVIMDVTNSEEAKIAEDAGACAVMALERVPADIRKDGQVARMSDPAMVEKIMEAVTIPVMAKVRIGHFMEARILEALGVDFIDESEVLTPADPSRHVDKRAFSVPFVCGCRNLGEALRRIHEGAAMLRTKGEAGTGNIIEAVRHMRAVNEEILALQRMDEDALEEKAAACRVPVALVRETRELGRLPVVNFAAGGVATPADAALMMAMGTDGIFVGSGIFKSELPARMADAIVQAVIHYQDPARLVSISKNLGAAMAGLEINSLPILMAERGV